AAAATAATTGATTAGCATACAAGGAGAGTTGATGATGGGCATAACAGAAGGCATTAAAAGCATTCATAAACAATTAGACACAATACGAAAGATCCCTAAATGTGTAGGATGTGAATGTGTACTTGACGTGATGACAGCCGTTGAGCAAGATCTAGAAGATATAGATAAACCGATTGCAAAAGAAGTTCAACTGGATTTAAAACAGTGGGTTGACGAAGGGAACAAAGTTAGACATAACTGTCTTGGGTGTGAAGTTTGTTTCCCAATTAAGCCGTACAATCATTTTAGTTCATTGATTAATGGATCGAATGAAATTGAAATCAATGGAGCTGCATGTGGCTGTAATGACAATGCATGCGGAAGTCAACCCCAAGTAAACAGTACTGCGTGTGGGTGTGATGACGATTCGTGCGAAGGTGAACCACAAGTAAATAATACAGCATGTGGTTGTGATGAAAATAAATCGAAGAATACGCACCCCTCAAATTGCAGCTGTGAACTTAAAACCGAAGTTCAGAAACAATCCGTTTGTGGAACAGTGGATCCCAACGATAGCAATGTGGCCTCCCCCTCGACCCAGCAGGAACAAAAATGGCCAATAGCAGAAGGAAATTATCTAGTCGGAAATGATACATCTTTTGTTGCAATATGTACTTTAGCCGATACAGATCTCCCGTCCGAAATACAAGGTTCCGGATTACTAAATCATATATCTATTGTTGGTACCTTATCGACAGAAAATCTAGGAATAGAACGCTTGATTCGAAATGTTACCGCGAATCCCAATATTTCACACTTAATACTATGTGGGCGCGACTCTCGTGGTCATCAAGCAGGGCAAGCCATTTTGTCATTAAAAGAAAATGGGATAGACGATAAGTATCGGATTATAGGCGCAGTTGGACCTCGCCCGGTGCTCAAGAATATTACCTTGAAAGAGATCGAAATTTTTCGCCAACGAGTGAAAATCGTTGATGAAATTGGAACACGAGATGTCGAACGATTGCATCAGGTAGTTCGTGCTTATGAGGGCAAGCCAAATGGGGACCCAGTAATGCTTCTTCCGATAATTCAAGAACCCAAAATAGTGAAAGCAGAACGTCTTAAAAATGATGAGTGGGTTCATGACCCAGAGGGATTTTTCCTAGTTATTCTTGATCGAAATAAGAAATCAATTAGGTGTGAACATTACATCCTGGATGGGACTCTGAATGAAGTTATTGAAGGAAAACTAGCCAGTGATATTGCAAATACAGCAATCAAGCGCGGTTTGCTTTCTCGTTTGGATCACGCAGCATATCTGGGGAAAGAATTGGCGAAAGCTGAAACAGCTCTTGCCTACGATATGCCTTATACGCAAGATTTACCGTTATCAAAAAGTAAAGCCCTCAATCAAACGGTTGTTTCCTAGATGAATAGAACGATTATTCAATTAGTTTAAAATCTGTTATACGAGAAACGATTAGTATTTAAAGAGCTAACTTACTAGATGTAGAAGGTGACACAATGGAGATTCTAAACCTCCCCCACTTCAATATCAAACAATTTGCTGAAAATGAACATGACTTTCTGATCCAGGTGGAGACAGCCTCTCCACCTTCTTTTTGTCCACATTGTGGATGCGTGGCAAATCTGTATAAGCATGATAACAGAGACCATCTTTGTATGGATCTGCCTATTCATGGAAAACGTGTAGGGCTTCTTGTAAAGCGTCAGCGATATAAATGCCGTGAATGTAATCAAACTTTTTGGGAACGATTAGAACACACCATAGACGAGAAGCGAAACTGCACCAAACGGTTATTGTCTTACGTCGAGAAGCAAAGTCTTAAACGCACGTTTGTCAGTATTTCAGAAGATGTCGGGCTGAACGAAAAGACGATACGGAACATCTTTCGTGATTACATCAATCGC
This sequence is a window from Planococcus kocurii. Protein-coding genes within it:
- a CDS encoding DUF4346 domain-containing protein, whose translation is MGITEGIKSIHKQLDTIRKIPKCVGCECVLDVMTAVEQDLEDIDKPIAKEVQLDLKQWVDEGNKVRHNCLGCEVCFPIKPYNHFSSLINGSNEIEINGAACGCNDNACGSQPQVNSTACGCDDDSCEGEPQVNNTACGCDENKSKNTHPSNCSCELKTEVQKQSVCGTVDPNDSNVASPSTQQEQKWPIAEGNYLVGNDTSFVAICTLADTDLPSEIQGSGLLNHISIVGTLSTENLGIERLIRNVTANPNISHLILCGRDSRGHQAGQAILSLKENGIDDKYRIIGAVGPRPVLKNITLKEIEIFRQRVKIVDEIGTRDVERLHQVVRAYEGKPNGDPVMLLPIIQEPKIVKAERLKNDEWVHDPEGFFLVILDRNKKSIRCEHYILDGTLNEVIEGKLASDIANTAIKRGLLSRLDHAAYLGKELAKAETALAYDMPYTQDLPLSKSKALNQTVVS